TCGCCGCGTTCGCCGAGCGTGGCATCACCTTCGTGAAGGACAATCTGGTGCAGTCGCTCGATCCCACCCGCAGGGTGGCGATGCTGAGCGATGGCCGCGAGCTTCCGTTCGCGCTGTTCCTCGGCATACCGGTGCATCGAGTGCCGCAGGTCGTGGTCGATTCGGGACTCGCGGCGCACCGGCACGACTGGGTGCCGGTGAACAAGCAGACGCTCGAGACGCGCTTTCCCGGCATCTACGCGGTTGGCGACGTGAACGGCGTCGGCACGCCCAAAGCCGGCGTGTTCGCCGAGGGCTCCGCACGAGTAGTCGCGCAAGCCATCATCGCGAACCTGCGTGGCGGCGCCGCTCCGGAGGCCTACAAGGGACAAGGCTCCTGCTACGTCGAATTCGGCCACGGCGAGGTCGGTCGCGTCGACGTCGATTTCCTGAGCGGCGAAAGGCCCACCGGAACGCTGCAGGCGCCGTCCACGGCGCTGGTCGCCGAGAAGCAGGAATTCGGCGCGAGCCGGCTGCGAAAGTGGTTCGGGAAGTAGCGGGGCGCTCTCGCGCCGGCCGCCGCGCGCGGGAAGCGGCATGTTCGAAGCCTGCTCGATGAGCGTTCTTGGAAGGCGTCCCCGATGCGCGTAGCATCGCGCTCTTCGGTGATCCGCCCTTTCGAAAGGACTCCCATGCAAGTCCGTGGGCTGCTCGGAATCGCTCTCGCCCTGATGTTCTCCGCCGCGGCGGCGAAGGCGCAGGAAGTGACCGTGGTGAGC
Above is a genomic segment from Candidatus Sulfotelmatobacter sp. containing:
- a CDS encoding FAD-dependent oxidoreductase, whose product is KTFKCPPAPSEAALLLHDYLEARGLRRAAEILLVMPFGTPIPPSPDTSRAILAAFAERGITFVKDNLVQSLDPTRRVAMLSDGRELPFALFLGIPVHRVPQVVVDSGLAAHRHDWVPVNKQTLETRFPGIYAVGDVNGVGTPKAGVFAEGSARVVAQAIIANLRGGAAPEAYKGQGSCYVEFGHGEVGRVDVDFLSGERPTGTLQAPSTALVAEKQEFGASRLRKWFGK